A stretch of DNA from Triticum dicoccoides isolate Atlit2015 ecotype Zavitan chromosome 2A, WEW_v2.0, whole genome shotgun sequence:
ttttgagggggtgcTATTACAATAGATGATGAGCAAGCTAGAGTTGGGTTGGTGAGGCAATTTCTAAGAGGTTGAGGTGCAAATAGACCAGTGCATAGAAGGCCCGGCCCGAAGGCTCGAGCCCAAAAGCCCGGCATCCGGGCTGGGCTTGGGCTCCACTTTCTCGCCCAAGGCCCGGCTCGAAGGCCCGAAATAAGTCCGAAATGATCACAAATAGATATTTTATTTGAAATATAGGTCTAATATATTGATTTAATACCTTGAATATGATTAATTTAAATTTTAGACAACACTGTTCATGTGCTTTGGGCCGGGGCTGGCCAGGCTCAGGCTTGGGATTTTGACTTCGGGCTTTGTCAAGCACGACCCGAACCCGTCCAAGCCCGATCAGGTTTAGGTGGAAATACCAATTGTGAAATCATGAAAACCTTTTTTATAACGTGAAATCAAGACTGGTACTGCGTATGTACAATTTCAAGTTTGGTTATTGACAAAAGTTGTAAATCGcacgcaaaaaaaaagagagacagAAGTTGTAATTGTACACACGCAGTTTCCTCCATCGGCGGGCCCACAGCCAGCGTCGAATGGCGATAACAAACTGAGCGGCAGAGGCGGCCGTAGCCGCGAGCGAAAGCTTCTCTGTGTACAAATCGACTTCCATCGATGCCACTCGTCGGTAGCCCTCGCCACGGCCCGCCGCTGAAGCTCGCCGGCCGCGCCCAGCGCCGGCCTCCGCCCCGCGCCATTGCGCCCAAATGCGACATCTCCTCCCCTCCTCCGCGCCTAACCAGGAGAGCTGTTTCCGCCGCCTCCCTGCTCCTCACCGCCCTCCCTTTCCCCGCCTCGTCACCGCAACTCCCCGTGGCCTCCGCATCGGAAACGGAGGCAGAAGTCGGGGGAGGAGAAGGAGGCGCACCGGCGCTGGAGTTGGAGCGGTACACGGACCAGGACCAGGGGTTCACCCTCCTCAAGCCCGCCTCATGGCCCAAGGTACGAAGCTCTGTAGGATGCTTTGTGCGTTTCGACGCGTTTAGGTTTGTGGATTGGAGCTCTGAACTCTGTGGTGCCGTTGTGTAATTGGGGAAGGTGGAAAAGGCGGGCGCGACGGCGCTGTTTCAGCAAGAGGGGAAGGGGAGTAACAACATTGGGGTCGTCGTCAACCCTGTTCGCCTCTCCTCGCTGACGGATTTCGGCACACCGCAGTTCGTCGCGGACAGGCTTCTACAGGCAGAGAAGAAAAAGGTAAATGCCACAACACTCCCGTGGGCATTGCAATTTGCCAGCACCATGTTATATTTGCTACATTTATTAATTTTACCATGTGTAGACATCCTACTTTACGCGGGCAACTTAGATGAACTCACATAGGATGTTCCTGGTTCATAACATTTCTCCACCTTATCTCTATGTGTTTATGGCAATTGCATCTAATGTGTCAACACAAATAGTTTATATTAAAGGTGAAAACTGAGCTCTTTCTGTTGTTGCTTATAATGAATGGTGATAAAGGTTAAGTGCCCACATTTTGGAAAAGTTCAGTGCTATATTGGCAGTTGGTTTGAAACCTTTCCATTGATTCAGGAAAGTACCAAATCCGCAGAGGTGATTTCTACCGGAGAGAGATCAGGTCGCGATGGCCTGACAGTATACGAAATCGAGTACTCATTGGATAGCACCAGGGGAGGGATGAAGCGGATCTTCTCGGCAGCGTTTGTTGCTTCTAGAAAGCTCTATCTGCTCAATGTAGCCTACTCTGATACTGAGGAGAAGCCCTTGGGCAAGCAGACTAGACTTGTTTTGGAGGAAGTCCTTCATTCCTTTGATTCTGTATAGTTTCTTTCTCTTAACAGGAGATGTATCATGTGTGTCTCCCTGTCTTATTCCTACAAACTTCGACCCTAACATAAGCTTTTTTACATTGATTTGTAAAAAGAGTTATAAAAGGTTACAAATGTTCTTCTCCAACACAATTCGAAATGTTATTAGTTTCTTTCAGCATGCTGTACTATTATATGTTTTTAGTTTATCTAAGAATGCCACTTTACTTAGGAGCTGAAACTATGTTGTATAAAAGTCTACGGTTATTTGTTCCAGGGAACTTTATGCTTTCGCAGGTTGTGTCCACAGATCGTGTTTGGTTGGGTGCATATCCTTGCCCTCAGTTTCAGCATCCAGGTAATCCATCAATGAGTACCCTGCAACAATCAGTTACAGTAGAAACTTTAAGTTGTTAGAGATTGATAATACTTTAATAGTTTCTCACATGAAGCCTCATCTGCTAGAAATACATTATTTTCTGGTTAGCTCTTCACAACATGCTGGTCTTTTTTCGAACCATGCAGGGGAACTGCATGTGATTTCATTAGAAGAAGAAGAATTACAGATGACCAAGACAAGCCATCCGAAGTGACCCAATTACACGGCAACAGCGCCAACCAGCAACATAACCAAGTAACACCACAGCAACAGCTAAACCAGAAGCTAACCTCGGCCTTCAGCTGGTTGATAACCTGAAGGATCGGAGTGTGCTTTTTTTCCAGTCTTGCAGAACTTCAGTTATCTGCATGATGTGTTTTACAGGAGGTAGCATAGTTCTACTGGTGTCTAGTGCCAGGACTGGGTTTCCTTCTTTGGTGTGCTCTCAAACTGTTTTTAGTCCTGCAAGGATACCATAAGTAACGTACTAACATAGTGATTTTACTTCAGTTAGGAACATTTTAGTGTTTGAATCAACGTTATTTCAAGGGGTACAGAGAACTGAACTACCGACCTGAATCCAGTATCACATGCC
This window harbors:
- the LOC119355196 gene encoding psbP domain-containing protein 2, chloroplastic-like — translated: MPLVGSPRHGPPLKLAGRAQRRPPPRAIAPKCDISSPPPRLTRRAVSAASLLLTALPFPASSPQLPVASASETEAEVGGGEGGAPALELERYTDQDQGFTLLKPASWPKVEKAGATALFQQEGKGSNNIGVVVNPVRLSSLTDFGTPQFVADRLLQAEKKKESTKSAEVISTGERSGRDGLTVYEIEYSLDSTRGGMKRIFSAAFVASRKLYLLNVAYSDTEEKPLGKQTRLVLEEVLHSFDSV